One Salvia splendens isolate huo1 chromosome 1, SspV2, whole genome shotgun sequence genomic window, CCTTGCAAGAAAATTATCCACCAAAAAACAAATGATTATCAAACTACTTGGCTATACAAGATTACAACACAAACAGTTGCCGGTTCTGTTTAATGATGATGCACAAATAATACATACTTATTGATACTTTACAAAACAAATGCTTTCAAATTAGCCCCTAAACTTACTCTTATTGTGTTCAAACAAGGTACCAAAACAATATCCTTCATCAGCAACAATACGCCTTATTAATGACTCAACAAAGCCCCATTGTGGAAGAGTGGAGATGAAAACGATCTAATGCTTAGGCTCGTTCAAGGTCTTTCCCTCGAAAAATTCACCCAGCATGTGCTCAAGATCCTCAGGTGTGTATCTGATGTATTTCTGGGGATTCTTACCATTCTCAACCATAGGTCTGTTCAATATCAAAAAGGCATCTCAGTAACACAAGAATCATTCATTCCTACTCATATTCATAGCTAATGGAGTATAATTTCGGTATTCGATCCTTATATCGTcatcattaaattaattagaGAAGAAAATCATGACTGCAAATTGAGTATATTGACAGAAAGCCAAGCACCCACCCAAACCGTTTAATGAAAGATCGGTAAGCTGGAAGCAACACTTCAGCAACGGCAAGCCTCAAAGATTCTCGAAGCTCGGTGTCTGGAACTGTCCATTGAGATTGTCTTTGATGAAGCTCTTCAAATTGCATGTTGAATGTCTTTAATCTAGAGGAATCACAGTAATAATTAGTCAAATGACTAACCAGTCAACTATAATCAAGTATCTCTAGAAATAACTAAAAGCACCTGTCCTTGATAATTGCTCTAGAGACTCCACTACTATTTCCTCCATCGACACCAACCGAACTGCCACCTCCTGATGATGTCAGGCCTTGAGCAGAGAGACTCTGTAGAATCTGCACAAGATAGGTTGTAATTCAGATTTCcgcctctggaaaaaattgtgAATTCTAAATGCATGATAGTTCATCAAGTATTTATAGTGCAGGATACTCCCATAAGAAATAATCCGTTATGCTAATTGTGATAAAGACAAGTAACTTTTAGTAACACAGAACATAATCTGCTTACAAATATGGAAAAAACTTTGAACAATTTCACCTTGAGTCAACTTAAAATAATACTAGGAGATATACCAAAACCGAAACTATTCCGCATTATACAAGTAGCGCAGTTCTATTACTACAACAGGGATATTTCATATCATATCACACGTGAAGCTATGTAGAGTGACCAAATGTATGTGGACACACAGGGTAAAGATGCAAACGCATACATGCCAGATTTGAGAGGGTGCAGACTCAAATTTGAATGCAAGAATAATCAGACAAATGTTAACACGAATTCAAAAGCAACTAAAGGTAAATTTAATATGAAGGTTCTTTAGACCTAATTTGTTCGGTTTCGGAGAATTTTTGTGCCCTGAAACAACTACACCTAATATACCAATCAAAATCAACCCATACCAATACCATCAACATGTACCACCCCACTTCTTTAAGAAATGGGTCTATTTTAGGGTTACTACAAATTTTCTATAGGTTGCTTGGTCCAGATAAGTATGATTAATAGCTAAATGTAATATCCAGTTTATGACTACTATCAACAAGAATACTCGATTGTATAGGGTTAATCCAAGTGAATTGGGCTAGGCCCAGAGCTACAGTGAGGTTACAGATAACCCTTTATTTCTCAGCTAATGTGTCTCTCGCAGGGGGcgtaataaaaaagaaagagaataacCTTTGCCCAAGCAATCCTCTTATATTGGTTTGCATGTTGTTGCACAACTCTCCTATGTCTCTGAACCCAATCATCCCCTAACAAATCCTTGGCTTCAGACCTATCAGTAaccagattttaaaaaaaacatttttaccAATCACAAGCAGCATATAATAGTTGGTTATATCTAAATACAAGTCTGATATTTACAAACCTGCGTACAGATCTGACCATATAGTGGATATTATTCATCAGAAACAAATGAGTCAGAGAGGTATCTCTATATTGCTTAGATTTCCCATCCAAATTGGTTTGGAGAGCCTGCATGATTCGCATTGTCACAGCAGCAAGCTGAGAATTTGAGTCATCTTTATTTTCAAATTCTTGGAAAAGTTGCTTCAGTGTTGATTGGTAgctgaaaaatgaaataataagtATACAGTCAGGGCATCATCAGTGTCCATTATCTCTATAGGAAAGAAACAATGAACTTTAGTCTTAGTAGATACAAAAAGGCATACTATGAACACTATGGTAAAGATAGATGACTTACTCAAACAAGAATTTCACATAGTTTATCACATAGCTTGTCAGAGGGTGGACAGTCCCATCAGCAACAGCAGTTTTAGTAGCATCCTTTTCCACTGCTTCTTCAAAGTCACCAAAGGTCTCCTGTGCTGTTCGAGCAAGCCTTTTTGTCAACCCCAAGGCAGAGTCCCTAATTTCAGTGCAAGCTTTACCTCTAAAAAGTGCTCCAATCTGCCGCAACGATTGATCATTTTCCAGAATCAGGGCAAATATGTTTTACAGTAGTTGTTCTAATGAAATTTATCCTTACCTCTGAGTGAAGCTCTCTCATGATTTCATACATATCTAAGAGAACAAATAACTTTTCAGGGGATCGCTTGCTTTTGGCGATGGCATCTCCAAAGCTAAGTAGTATAGCAACACTCCCAGCAGTAACTTCAGCAAAGCACTGACCCATGAGAGGATCAAAGCCTTCAAAAATTTGATCGCAGACTTTACGCTCTCCAGCAAACAGCAACTTAACCTGTATGGGGATGATTGTATTAGGTGTTAAGATTAGATCCAGCGATTATACACATGAGCATTATTCACAAGAAAATAAGTATCATTAACAGAATGGCTTACAGCTATCCGCATAAAATGTATCCAATTCCCAATCTTAGCTTCTAAAACTTCCCATTGCATCTTTTGCACATCATCTTTGCTGAGCTTTTCCACTCCCAATTTGCGAAGACTTTCTTCTAAAACTACAGAACGGATATCTCTACATAGCATAATGCAAATTCATCATAAGGAGGGAAACATGAGTTAGATACAGTTGATATAATTTGATATTCTAAGCACGTAAGTAAGCTGCTTGCTATCCCAAAAAAATTGCAGACTGGGTTGAGTGCAAAACCTACATGAGAATAAACTTACTGAGaacaaaataattttgttatacTGTAGTAACTGTACTTACTTATATCAATATCAAATTTTTGGGACCCTTAGAACAATTTATATCTCTGAAGTTCACTCTACTGGAAAAGTTATCTTCAACaaaaacttaaaataaataacaaaacaagATAAATTACCACCACCCCAGCTACCAAGCAGAAAATGAGATAGTTACCTATATATTTTCTGTAACTGCTGTCGATTCCCAGCTTGTACCATCTGCAATGCTAAATCATGCAACAGAGGTAAAATTCGAGGTGGAATTAAAGCTGGTGTAGTATATACGGAATTTTCAGATGTATTATTTTGATGATCATGGTGACTATTTGATGATGGAGTCTTGCCACTAGAATGTCCAGGTGATTCTGATGGTCGCATAGAATTGGGAAGGCACTCAAAAAGTTTTTCAGGTTCAACAGGTTTgctggaaaatataaaatttcttAGATAGAACACATAAATACAACatgcccatgaatagttaaatATAATGAGTGTTTACAAACAAACagcaaaacaaaaaaatcatgaaactGTAGAACAAGAGAATGACAGGTTCCACCTATTGAGCTATTAGTGATTTAGTGGAGAGCATAATCTCAATCGTGTAGAAAGTAAGGATTAGCCTCAATGATCTGTGCATGAAAGGCTGACGGAAACTGAACGTTTATGGATAATTCTTCTAACTGATTAACTTATTTGTCTACTTCAGGATTATAATTATATCATACGTGTCCATTTTActtttaagaaattatgttgGGTATTACATAACTAATTTATATTTGATGAATAATTCAGATTTGTGGATCAGATGATATTAATTCTAATACAAAGTTCTAATTAATGTGGTGGAGTGAGCTTAgttttgtgtttatttaaaATCAAGCAAATATTTATATCACATACTGATCCCTTTTACAGAGATTTGGTACCAGACTAAGTCAAATGTAATTACCACCGTAATATTTCTGTGATTCTGTAGTTTCTGCCAACCCAAATTTGTATCAAGAAAAGCAAAAGAACATTAAAACATTAATACTAAGTGTTTAGTGACATAAGAGGAAGAATTAACCTGTAAGATGATAAAAGTTGTTTGAACTCCTCTTCCAGCTTTGATATAGCCTTGGCAAGTAAATTATTTGTGTGGTTGAGCACACCATCGCTGCTCTTAAAACTTTTGTTGCTGTTGAAAAACTGGATGTTGTTCCTTAATTGCTGAATAGCTTGAAGATAACTCTCCAGGTCCTCATGTGGTCCCTTCAATATTTTAGCCTCAGCCTGATACAAAAAGAAATATAGATATGACAAAAACATAAAAGAAGTGTACGGAAATGATAATTGGGGTTGAAAAAAGCAAAAAAGGATATATCCAACCTCTACAAGTATATATTGTATATCCTGTTGGATTTTCAAGTAACAAGCTTCCCTATTGGACCTACTTAAGACATTGGTGCAACATAATCTGGATAACATTCTCTCAAAAATTACATATCCTGAAAACTGAtttatacttcctccatcccataaaatagtcttctttttccattttgattAGTCCCATAAAATTAGTCCACTTCTATATTTGGCAAGTTTTTCTCTCCTATGATGTGAGTCCTATTCTCccctaacaatacttcaatcactttttctttctatcgcTCTCCTATTTTACCAGTTTTtccattaaaactcgtgttgttCCCGGAgtccctatttttatgggacggagggagtctTATTTGATATTCACCCTAGTCATGGAAATTAAGGATACATTATATGTTCTTCTATGATATCCATTCCATATGATATCAACCTGTTTTGCTGCTCAACACCTCAACCTCTTGCCTTCATTCAGCAAGTGATGtgcaatattaataaaaatgtgCATCAAAGGGCGGCTAAACCACAATCATAACAAGTGCAAGAAACTAATGGACTTTATTTTTCATAACCACAacattaataattaatactaatatactTAATACATAACAATGGCAATGTTGGTTGGGAAAGCATATAAAAGCTATTCCAAAGACGATGAATAAGTCTTCTAAAAAAGAGAGTTTTACCTGGCGAGAGAGATCAAACTGTGACAAGATGACCTCAGCGGCCTTCAAGGTTTTATCAATGTTCTCATGAGCTCTCCGAATAGCATGCGTTCTAAGCTACAAAAAAGGTAGTGCAAAGAAACTGGTAAATAACAGAAATCTCTAACAGACAATTTACTTAAACGTTCCAAATATTTCTAGGGAAAAAGGCTTCTCCCAAAAATGTCCTTTGTAAGTATTAAGAAACAATACAAGAGCCAACAGCAACCATAAGTAAACATTATAACTTGCATCTATTTGCACTGTAACGCAAGACAAGACAAAGCATGAAAGCAAACTGTGATCTGGAAGATATTAGGAAACAGCATTGGAATAACAATGTTGTGCCAAAATTTCAGGAGAATTTGTGACAGTGTACTTAGAAGTCATTATATTTTCTATAGCAGAGTCATCCACAGAATAACAAAGGCTCATTGATTTTTAAGTAAATCTATTTTCTAGTGACATAGTGATGTATTTATAGATCCCAGTCAGCAAGAAGAAACATTCAATTTTTAATGCAAGAGAAAGCACGGTAACACTGAATAATAAGAAACCAAGTTTAAGAAGATTAAACTTTCACCTAAGGTGAAGATTCTACAATTCCCTTTAAAATCTTGGCTCAACACAATTACCATatactataattaatatattaaatagcTGATCTTAGCCTACAAAGCAACCGAGTGCACATTGATATTGCTAAACCCAGCAAGCATAGATCTAAACTTGAGCGGTTAAAGTCCTTATGTTTAAATAAGCATGAAAAACTTGACCTGCCAAAACGTAAGCATGTTCAAATTATATGTAACTTCAAACAGAAGAGTACATTTGCTAATTGATCCGTTTAATTATCATtaaacaaatattaaaaaaaatgagaaacgaTAAACTAGATCTTCTGTCTAGTTCACTAGCAGTCCAATCATCATTCCCAACCAAATAAGAAA contains:
- the LOC121749431 gene encoding exocyst complex component EXO70A1-like gives rise to the protein MGIPPRRSGGVVADTLSDRAAQMREALVKSQSFTDNMVTILGSFDHRLSALETAMRPTQLRTHAIRRAHENIDKTLKAAEVILSQFDLSRQAEAKILKGPHEDLESYLQAIQQLRNNIQFFNSNKSFKSSDGVLNHTNNLLAKAISKLEEEFKQLLSSYSKPVEPEKLFECLPNSMRPSESPGHSSGKTPSSNSHHDHQNNTSENSVYTTPALIPPRILPLLHDLALQMVQAGNRQQLQKIYRDIRSVVLEESLRKLGVEKLSKDDVQKMQWEVLEAKIGNWIHFMRIAVKLLFAGERKVCDQIFEGFDPLMGQCFAEVTAGSVAILLSFGDAIAKSKRSPEKLFVLLDMYEIMRELHSEIGALFRGKACTEIRDSALGLTKRLARTAQETFGDFEEAVEKDATKTAVADGTVHPLTSYVINYVKFLFDYQSTLKQLFQEFENKDDSNSQLAAVTMRIMQALQTNLDGKSKQYRDTSLTHLFLMNNIHYMVRSVRRSEAKDLLGDDWVQRHRRVVQQHANQYKRIAWAKILQSLSAQGLTSSGGGSSVGVDGGNSSGVSRAIIKDRLKTFNMQFEELHQRQSQWTVPDTELRESLRLAVAEVLLPAYRSFIKRFGPMVENGKNPQKYIRYTPEDLEHMLGEFFEGKTLNEPKH